Proteins encoded by one window of Salvia splendens isolate huo1 chromosome 5, SspV2, whole genome shotgun sequence:
- the LOC121805699 gene encoding beta-ureidopropionase-like — MAAENGNADLADDGSVAGFDSLHRLLQSSLPPHLFQEASRLLIGLNCGKTLDSVALPAPAKSLSLNHDFDLQAFSFRADSESLREPRCVRVGLIQNSIALPTTEPFLDQKWGIFQKLTPIIEAAGASGVNILCLQEAWAMPFAFCTREKKWCEFAEPIDGESTKFLQEFARRYNMVIVSPILERDVNHGETLWNTAVIIGNNGNIIGKHRKNHIPRVGDFNESTYYMEGNTGHPVFETAYGKIAVNICYGRHHPLNWLVFGLNGAEIVFNPSATVGELSEPMWPIEARNAAIANSYFVCSINRVGTEHFPNPFTSGDGKPQHTDFGHFYGSSYVSAPDSSCTPSLSRHKDGLLISDMDLNLCRQLKDKWGFRMTARYEIYADLFARYVKPDFEPQVISGPLLNKKTL; from the exons ATGGCTGCAGAAAACGGCAATGCTGATTTAGCAGATGACGGTTCCGTCGCTGGATTCGATTCTTTGCACCGCCTCCTCCAATCTTCCCTTCCTCCCCACCTTTTTCAG GAAGCTAGCCGATTGCTGATTGGGCTAAACTGTGGGAAAACGCTTGATTCTGTTGCTCTTCCCGCTCCTGCCAAATCTCTTTCTCTAAACCATGATTTTGATCTTCAG GCATTTTCGTTTCGTGCTGATAGTGAATCACTGAGGGAACCTCGCTGTGTGAGGGTGGGTCTGATTCAGAACTCTATAGCTCTTCCAACTACAGAACCATTTCTTGATCAGAAATGGGGCATCTTTCAGAAATTGACACCGATCATTGAAGCTGCAGGTGCTTCTGGAGTCAACATATTATGTTTGCAG GAAGCTTGGGCGATGCCATTTGCATTCTGCACCCGTGAGAAGAAATGGTGTGAGTTTGCCGAGCCAATAGATGGAGAATCGACAAAATTTCTTCAGGAGTTTGCTCGGAGGTacaacatggttatagtgagcCCTATCCTTGAAAGGGATGTGAACCATGGGGAGACACTCTGGAACACTGCTGTAATAATTGGAAATAATGGGAACATAATCGGGAAGCACAGGAAG AATCATATACCTAGAGTCGGGGACTTCAATGAAAGCACATACTATATGGAAGGAAATACCGGGCATCCTGTGTTTGAGACGGCTTATGGAAAGATTGCTGTCAATATATGTTATGGAAGACATCATCCTCTTAATTGGTTAGTTTTCGGCTTAAATGGTGCGGAGATAGTTTTTAACCCATCAGCAACTGTGGGTGAACTGAGTGAACCAATGTGGCCGATTGAG GCACGTAATGCAGCCATAGCAAACAGTTACTTTGTATGCTCAATCAATCGTGTTGGGACTGAACATTTCCCGAATCCATTCACCTCAGGAGATGGGAAGCCACAACATACAGATTTTGGACACTTCTATGGTTCCAGCTACGTATCAGCGCCCGATTCCTCCTGC acgCCATCTCTATCCCGCCACAAGGATGGCTTGCTGATATCGGACATGGATCTCAACCTCTGCCGGCAACTGAAGGACAAATGGGGATTCCGCATGACTGCCCGATATGAGATTTATGCAGATCTGTTTGCTCGTTATGTGAAGCCCGATTTTGAACCCCAAGTCATTTCTGGTCCACTGTTGAACAAGAAAACCCTTTAA
- the LOC121805696 gene encoding uncharacterized protein LOC121805696 isoform X1: MEAQSSREPDPPAVTTRLRSRPDPFLITCRCFSVITALAAILCIAVNILSAVQSFNNGSDIFDGIFRCYTVVISLFVVVAETEWEFIMKFSKILEYWAGRGMLQIFVAVMTRAYPEYLKDHAELFLLQSISSYLLLGCGVVYVISVSLSLHCT, encoded by the exons ATGGAGGCGCAGAGTTCTCGAGAACCTGACCCGCCCGCCGTCACCACCCGGCTCCGTTCGAGGCCCGATCCCTTCCTCATCACCTGCCGCTGCTTCAGCGTCATCACAGCTCTCGCCGCCATTCTCTGCATCGCCGTCAACATCCTCTCCGCCGTCCAATCTTTCAACAACGGATCTGAT ATATTCGATGGGATATTCCGGTGTTACACGGTGGTAATTTCCTTGTTTGTGGTTGTCGCCGAGACCGAGTGGGAATTCATCATGAAGTTCTCCAAG ATCCTGGAGTACTGGGCTGGCAGAGGGATGCTGCAGATCTT TGTTGCAGTGATGACCCGAGCTTACCCTGAGTATTTAAAGGACCATGCAGAGCTTTTTCTTCTCCAAAGCATCTCTAGCTACCTGCTTCTTGGATGTGGTGTAGTTTACGTTATATCAGTAAGTTTATCATTACATTGCACATAG
- the LOC121805696 gene encoding uncharacterized protein LOC121805696 isoform X2 — protein MEAQSSREPDPPAVTTRLRSRPDPFLITCRCFSVITALAAILCIAVNILSAVQSFNNGSDIFDGIFRCYTVVISLFVVVAETEWEFIMKFSKILEYWAGRGMLQIFDDPSLP, from the exons ATGGAGGCGCAGAGTTCTCGAGAACCTGACCCGCCCGCCGTCACCACCCGGCTCCGTTCGAGGCCCGATCCCTTCCTCATCACCTGCCGCTGCTTCAGCGTCATCACAGCTCTCGCCGCCATTCTCTGCATCGCCGTCAACATCCTCTCCGCCGTCCAATCTTTCAACAACGGATCTGAT ATATTCGATGGGATATTCCGGTGTTACACGGTGGTAATTTCCTTGTTTGTGGTTGTCGCCGAGACCGAGTGGGAATTCATCATGAAGTTCTCCAAG ATCCTGGAGTACTGGGCTGGCAGAGGGATGCTGCAGATCTT TGATGACCCGAGCTTACCCTGA
- the LOC121804223 gene encoding probable ubiquitin-like-specific protease 2A, with product MRKRRSASQKSAAAAQGSAASSMNNGGGGSNNMFSAFEFSNDEELQVEAHAREAVAKFGIQSPSNKSVRRPKSIDKYDFLVCFTQGIQSKQKHLVNDDELGVAATDGEISLGSSNHEPRTLSPLECQSPVSTSGVKSCSRRRRKPGWHSASKKHEAVVVVAPYYVKLEKRYHRGCVFTFSQRCIRLEGLPLCDRKGTHCVEWPTSDILNIEHQHYDKGEVINLQLRYKDANGDETGSLELEFVVLDDPQWSEKQEEIKSLDLNYDVSWKTSVTECCFEESFEEVVYPDGDPDAVIISRRDIELLQPRTFINDTIIDFYFRYLQTKIKAEEYRFHFFNTFFFQKLVAGGRGGRNAFLSVRKWTKNVNLFEKDYIFIPINFSLHWSLIIICHLGEAAQLKSKNTDHASKVPCILHMDSIRGSHGGLEKLIKSYLSEEWKERGNERQEEIAVKFRQLDFVSLQLPQQG from the exons ATGAGAAAGAGAAGAAGCGCCTCACAAAAATCTGCCGCTGCCGCTCAAGGTAGCGCCGCCAGCAGCATGAACAATGGTGGTGGCGGTAGCAATAACATGTTCTCAGCGTTTGAATTTAGTAATGATGAAGAGTTACAGGTTGAGGCACATGCCCGCGAAGCCGTTGCCAAATTCGGAATTCAAAGCCCTAGCAACAAATCCGTACGCCGCCCTAAATCCATTGACAAATACGATTTCCTTGTGTGCT TTACACAAGGAATCCAAAGTAAACAAAAACATCTTGTGAATGATGATGAGTTGGGGGTTGCTGCTACTGATGGTGAAATATCGCTTGGTTCTTCAAACCATGAACCGCGAACTCTTTCTCCTCTAGAGTGTCAAAGCCCAGTAAGTACTTCTGGGGTAAAATCCTGCTCAAGAAGAAGGAGGAAACCAGGATGGCATTCAGCTAGCAAGAAGCAT GAGGCAGTGGTGGTTGTTGCTCCCTATTATGTTAAACTTGAGAAAAGATATCATAGAGGATGTGTCTTTACCTTTTCTCAGAGATGCATCAGATTGGAGGGTTTGCCACTTTGTGATAGAAAGGGGACTCATTGTGTTGAATGGCCAACCTCTGATATTTTAAATATTGAGCATCAGCATTAC GATAAAGGTGAAGTCATCAACTTACAGTTGAGGTACAAGGATGCAAATGGTGATGAAACTG GTAGTTTGGAGCTGGAGTTTGTCGTTCTCGATGATCCTCAGTGGTCTGAGAAACAAGAAGAAATAAAATCATTGGATTTGAACTATGACGTTTCCTGGAAAACAAGTGTAAC TGAATGTTGTTTTGAAGAGTCGTTTGAAGAAGTTGTGTACCCAGATGGGGATCCTGATGCAGTCATCATAAGTAGAAGGGACATTGAGCTATTACAGCCTAGGACTTTCATCAATGACACCATCATTGACTTCTATTTTAG ATATCTTCAAACTAAAATCAAGGCGGAGGAGTACAGGTTCCACTTCttcaacacatttttctttcAGAAGCTTGTTGCTGGAGGCCGTGGAGGAAGAAATGCCTTTCTAAGTGTTCGTAAATGGACAAAAAATGTGAACCTATTTGAAAAAGATTATATATTCATACCTATAAACTTCAG CTTGCATTGGAGTTTGATTATTATCTGCCATCTTGGGGAAGCGGCTCAATTGAAAA GCAAGAATACGGATCATGCATCTAAAGTTCCGTGCATTCTACACATGGACTCAATCAGAGGAAGCCATGGAGGGTtagaaaaattgattaaaaG TTACTTGTCAGAAGAATGGAAAGAGCGAGGGAATGAACGGCAAGAAGAAATTGCAGTGAAGTTTAGGCAGTTGGACTTTGTTTCACTCCAG CTACCACAGCAAGGATAA
- the LOC121805694 gene encoding MADS-box protein SVP-like yields MVRQKIQIKKIDNLTSRQVTFSKRRRGLFKKAQELATLCDAEIALIVFSATGRLYDYSTSSMMQIIQRLKMHTEGSNRFRQILHNQEGGDYNGAASKELTSLTLELKQLNGEELQGLGTNELARLERVVESALGRVVKKKNDMLMSEISKMKKREIQLEEENAMLKQLAENTRNTVELGSSVESITNSGGRSLDNDRSVDDTALKLGLPFAGGDC; encoded by the exons ATGGTGAGGCAAAAGATTCAGATAAAAAAGATCGATAACTTGACATCGAGGCAGGTGACTTTTTCAAAGAGGAGAAGAGGGCTTTTCAAGAAGGCTCAAGAACTTGCCACTCTATGCGATGCTGAGATTGCTCTCATCGTTTTCTCGGCCACCGGCAGGCTCTACGACTACTCCACCTCCAg CATGATGCAAATCATCCAAAGGCTTAAGATGCATACAGAGGGTAGCAACCGATTCCGGCAAATTCTCCACAATCAG GAGGGAGGCGACTACAATGGTGCTGCCAGCAAGGAACTCACGTCCTTGACTCTCGAGCTCAA GCAACTTAATGGAGAAGAGCTCCAAGGGCTCGGCACGAATGAACTGGCCAGGCTGGAGAGAGTGGTAGAGTCAGCGTTGGGCCGTGTTGTGAAAAAAAAG AATGACATGCTTATGAGCGAGATCAGCAAGATGAAGAAGAGG GAGATACAATTGGAAGAAGAAAATGCAATGCTGAAACAGCTAGCTGAG AACACACGAAACACAGTGGAGCTAGGAAGTTCAGTTGAGTCCATCACCAACTCTGGCGGCCGCAGTCTGGACAACGACAGGAGCGTCGACGACACTGCTCTCAAGCTGGG CTTACCTTTTGCCGGCGGCGACTGTTAG